Below is a window of Thermoflexus sp. DNA.
ATATCGAAGCCGCACAGGCCTATGGGGCGGGAAGCGGGCGGATCATCCTCCGCTATCTGTTGCCCCGCGTCCTTCCCCTAATGATCCCGAATCTGGTCATCGGAGTGCCCAGCTTTGTCTTTCTGGAAGCTTCCCTCGCTGTGCTCGGGTTAGGGGATCCCGTGCTGCCTACGTGGGGGAAGGTGTTGGACGAGGCGATCTTCAGTGGAAGCCTCCTCCAGGGCTCTTACTACTGGGTGCTGGAGCCTGCCTTCCTGCTGATGGTGGCAGGCCTTTCGTTCTCCACCGTTGGCTTCGCCCTGGATCGGGTGTTCAACCCTCGTCTGCGGGAGATCTGAGATCAGCGATGACCCCGAAGACCCTCCTGGAGATATCGAACCTGGTCCTCCACTTCCGAACCCGGGCAGGGATCGTGCGCGCGGTGGACGGGGTGGATCTGACTGTGGGAGATAACGAGGCCCTGGTGATCCTGGGCGAATCGGGATGCGGCAAATCCTCCCTGGTCCGCGCGATCCTGCGCCTGTTGCCTCGCAACGTGGCCGCTTATCGCGGCGCGATCCTCATGGATGGGCTGGATCTGATGCGCCTGGATGATGAAAGCTTCCGCCGGGAAGTGCGCTGGAAGCTGATCTCTCTGGTCCCCCAGGCGGCAATGAACGCCTTCAACCCGGTATTGCGGATGGGCGATCAGATCATCGAGCCGGCCGTGAACCAGCTGGGGATGAGCCGAGGCGAGGCGCTGGAACGGGCTCGTGCCCTCTTTCGGCTGGTGGGGATCCCGGAGGCCTTCCTCCAGCGTTATCCTTTTGAGCTCAGCGGGGGGATGCGCCAGCGGGCCGCTATCGCCATGGCCATGATCACCTCTCCCCGCCTTCTCCTCCTGGATGAGCCTACTTCTGCGC
It encodes the following:
- a CDS encoding ABC transporter ATP-binding protein, giving the protein MTPKTLLEISNLVLHFRTRAGIVRAVDGVDLTVGDNEALVILGESGCGKSSLVRAILRLLPRNVAAYRGAILMDGLDLMRLDDESFRREVRWKLISLVPQAAMNAFNPVLRMGDQIIEPAVNQLGMSRGEALERARALFRLVGIPEAFLQRYPFELSGGMRQRAAIAMAMITSPRLLLLDEPTSALDVLTQASIFNKLKQIKWETGIAFILITHDIAVSSELADRVAVMYAGQIVEFSDAQRFFREPLHPYSKGLLASVPRLRHRGEITFIPGRPPGLIQLPPGCRFADRCPFRFEKCSQDPPVIHRDGRMVRCWLYE